One region of Jatrophihabitans cynanchi genomic DNA includes:
- a CDS encoding class I SAM-dependent methyltransferase: MNPDATAHIADPDDWDHHWDAYGEAAQTNPANRFRRRLLMNLLGRPQANSTVLDIGSGQGEFAVFLAGLYPDLAVWGVEYSESGVSRAQAAARESDVGARFVGRNLLEPVALDPEQQPARYAVCSEVLEHVADPVRLMTNARSLLAPGCRVVVTVPGGPRSAFDRHIGHHRHFTADQLRAVLHDAGYEVDRVLRAGFPFFNLYKLAVILRGRRLIADVENRVPQTVPSRLEATVTRFFDAGLRHGCEDSAFGWQLVAIARVPAEGA; encoded by the coding sequence GTGAATCCGGACGCCACGGCCCACATCGCCGATCCAGACGACTGGGATCACCATTGGGACGCCTACGGCGAGGCCGCGCAGACCAATCCGGCCAACCGCTTCCGGCGGCGGCTACTGATGAATCTGTTGGGCCGGCCGCAGGCGAATTCAACTGTGCTGGACATTGGCAGCGGCCAGGGCGAGTTCGCGGTTTTTCTGGCAGGGCTGTACCCCGATCTCGCCGTCTGGGGCGTCGAATACAGCGAGTCGGGCGTCTCGCGCGCGCAAGCTGCTGCGCGGGAGAGTGACGTGGGCGCACGCTTCGTTGGCCGCAACCTGCTTGAGCCGGTGGCTCTCGATCCCGAGCAGCAGCCGGCCAGATATGCGGTGTGTTCTGAAGTGCTCGAGCACGTGGCGGACCCGGTGCGGCTCATGACCAACGCCCGCAGCCTGCTCGCGCCCGGCTGCCGTGTCGTGGTTACCGTGCCGGGCGGTCCCCGCTCAGCCTTCGACCGTCACATCGGGCATCACCGGCACTTCACCGCAGACCAGTTGCGCGCGGTGCTCCACGACGCCGGTTACGAGGTAGATCGAGTTCTGCGGGCGGGATTCCCGTTCTTCAACCTGTACAAGCTCGCCGTAATCCTCCGCGGTCGGCGCTTGATAGCGGACGTCGAGAATCGCGTTCCGCAGACTGTCCCTTCGCGCCTCGAGGCGACGGTCACCCGTTTCTTCGACGCCGGCCTCAGGCACGGTTGCGAGGACTCCGCGTTCGGGTGGCAGTTGGTCGCTATTGCACGCGTTCCCGCAGAGGGTGCCTGA